The Panicum hallii strain FIL2 chromosome 5, PHallii_v3.1, whole genome shotgun sequence genome contains the following window.
GGCCGGTCTTGGACAGAGAGACCCAAAAATAaacctttattttttttaatcctGGCGTGGCCCTGCCCGGCCCGTTTCTCCTGCTGATCTGGTCGGCGTGCTGTGCTTTGCGTCATCGCGTGAACAAAAAAACACGAGACCGAGACGGGATTTGATTTGATTTGAAGGCGCACCGAATCGAACCCAACCCAAACCACGAGTAGATACTAGAGAGGccagagggggaaaaggggaaaCAAATTGGAAGCGCAAGCAATCCGCGCAAACCCTCTTCCCCAGCTCCCCTCCTCGATTCGCCCGGCTCcatccccggcggcggcggcggcgatggcccGGAAGAGGAAGACGGATGCCGCGCCGCGGCTGGACGAGGCCGACCGCACGCTCTACTCCACCTTCTGCGGCGCCGCCAACTCCCTCTCCCAGCTCTACACCCAGGCCATGGCCCAGCAGAAGCTCTCCTTCCAGGCCGGCGAGCGCCACGCCTACGTGCGTACACCCTCCCCGCGTCCTGTGCCCCATCTTTCTCTGCTAAGTTCTACCGTGCGCCCTGCCTGCTTCCTGTCTGTCGGTCTGTCGGTTGGGGGGATAGGGAAATTCGATTGCTTTTCCGTCTGCTGGGATTGACGGAGGAGGCGACCCAAGTCTTGAATTCGAAACTTATATATGCTAAGATCTGAGAAAACTTCCTATCCAATTGTCCCCAAGGGACACTCTTTCTCCAATCTTTTGATTGGAGGAGCGAAGAGTTAAGATTTTAGCCATCCATCAGTATACGTGTAGGATTCTGCAGGCCCAGGCTTAGAAGAAGAAATGCTGGTTGGGACAGTCTCAAATCTCAGTTCGGTGTTTATTGTGTAGTGCCACACTGTCGGCCTGTTGTGTCATTGTAGGTAAACCATTAGGTAATTCACAGCAATTCAATAAGTAATTGTGCAGTGTAGGACTCTGTAGGTGCTCGTGCACCTATTTAGTATGCCTGCAATGGATGTAACCATGTTGCAACAGTATAGTATCCACTGAGAACTTGAAACAGTTTAGTAAGAAGATTTATTCCATTAGTCTTTGGAGAAACAATTATGAGGCATGACTACAAGTCTACAGTTATACAGAAACGTACAGGATTTGCTACCTCAATTAATTCCTGCCTGTGGGCATTTGTCTTTCTTAGAGAATGATAAATTTCTTGTCGGGGAGGAATCTTAATTTTAGTTCGTGATGACCTTACCATTTATAATTTAAAACTTGGTCTTGTGGTCACGTGGTGTCTTACCTGCCAAGTACAAGACCTTCCAGTTCTTATGCTATTCTTCTTTGCTAAATTCAAGCTTAATGATGCAGGAAAAGCTCTACCAGTGGATCTTGAGGAAGCATGAGGAAGAGTCAAGGCTCACTGTAGCTGATATAATTTCTCATATTCAGGTCCAGCCTTGAAACCTCGTAGACCATGGTGCCGCCTTCTTTCCTGAGAACATGCTTTGACTATGACTTGCATTACTTTTTTGTGGAGAAGAAAAACTTGATTTAGTTTATATAATCATATCTTTCCTGTGCATCTGCATAGGTAGCTATTTAGTTCCATATTTGTTTCCTTCTCTGTTTGTGTTCGATAAATCTATATGGATCTCCTTCATGAGGACCAGGTTTTCCAAACATACAAGATACACCTCATACTGTACAGGAGTTATGTTCAACAATGGATTGTGAGAATTGCTTGAGTGGGATCTTAAGTTGTGTTTGGTAAATGCTATGAAGTATGACTTTAGGAAGAACTACAGATGGATATCTTGTTACTATCATACCTGTTCCATTGGGTAGTAAGATTTATTGCGCGCATTAAATTTGTGAAGCAGGCGTAGTGTTGACATACTCTTGTTTCTTTTGCAGCATGAGATGGACTACGGAGGTACTGATGCACATGTCTCACCAAGAGTGCATCAGCATCCTCAGATTGCAAATCCATTCACAAATTCAGTTGTTACATCTGGAACTGGTTTATATGGGCAAACGGCAGCTGGGTTAGCTCCTAGACCCAGCCTCAGTGACCAATCAAAGAATATGATATTCTCTAATGCACTATCAAGCCCGGTGCGCAGGAGTCTCCAGAACCATTTGGCTCAAGGTGCTGGCAATGGAGGCCGGAACACAGAACCAAACTCAGCAGGGGCAAATAGGGAGACCAACTCTGCAAGCTCCAATGACACTTCTATGGACATGGTTTCAGATAGCGCTGGGAATGAACTCTACCAGTGATTTGTGGTGAGATGTGTCCGCAATCAGGCAGCATTGCATACCAGTAACCACTGTTGTCTGTGTTTTTTTTTCTGCCTTCACTTCTTTGATATTTTCCCCAAAGCTCACCTTCTATGTGGCGATGTACCTGCACATCAAGTTTCTTTAAGTTATTATTGGTAACTTTGTTGCTTTATTCCTCCCACACTGTTTCCGTGAGTTTGAGACTATGAATGTAAATGAAAATCACATTGTGATATGTTCTTAAAGAGGAAGACGACTAAACTTCCTGAAACTCGGATTAAACTTCTTTGCTAACTGCAATGAAACATTTCGAGGACTTGATGAGACCTCAATTTAACTTGAGGCTTATTCTGTGCAAACTTCTAAAACTTTGAGAGGTTTGCTGTGTGAAATCTCTGAAACTCGGGTTTTCCTGAATGACACGTGTGTGAAGCTTGAGCTGAGTCGATGAGAGATGTCTGTTACTATCGGGTTCGTGTTCTTTATTCATACACCTTTGGTCCACGTGTAAAGTCCGGTCttgtttttttataaaaatGTTGCTGTAATCCCATTTTAAACGTTGTGCTTCGATTTGTATCTCTTGATGGCTCCGCTCATCCCACATGAGATGTACTCCCTTTGATCACAAAAATTAAGGCTTTAGACATTGTATAATATTCAAAACACACTTTGAGTCTTTAACTAGGGGTATGTATTTGCATAATACAATAAAATTATAGTGCCATGtgatattttttttcaaaataaatCTGTTGGTGCGAACTTCAAATGTTCAAACTCACACTACTACAATGCGGTGTTCTTACCTGCGCAACGTCTCAATCAGGTGACTGGAAGTTTCAATTGTTTCATCACGAAAGATATATTGTTCTTCATTGTTGCCAAAAAAAATGTTCTATGATGTTACTGAATTGTTCTTCAATGTTGTAGATGAATGGAGCATGACACATAATGCTGCAACTTCCACGTTAATATTGCAGATGTTGTTTTCTTGATGTTTCAAATGTTGATCTTTTTTATGTGGCAACCCATCATCATATTGTAAAAGTTGTAAACTTCTGTTTGATGAAGACGATGGATGATGACGGATGAGGTTGAAATGTTTGATTTTTTATGTTTCCAAGAGGAAGAGGATGCTGGATGATGAGATAGAAAATGCTACAAATATATTTAATGCTTCTGACTGACTGCTTATTCTCCACCTTCACATTGTTCGCCCTTTGATGGTGGCCTTGTCATTGGCTGACACCATGCTCCAATTCCTCTGACGCCGGCGTAACCCCGGATTTGCCTGAGCGCAGCGCCTTCCCCGCCACGTGCGAGGTCGCCGTCTGGAAAGGGCAAAACGTAGAGACCACAATTATCTTGACAGTATACTCCTAGGTTGCCGTTGTTCGCGCTCATCCTGCGGGAGAGCATTTAGGAGACACGGCAACCGATCTGCCTAGGAAGTCGCGCGCCTCCGGCGCCGGAAATGGCGTCGCGGACGCTTGTTAAGGCAGTACAAGATCTGCCGCAACGTTCTCGCCTGGCCTTGAGGACAATCGAGGTTACGGAGGCGGGCAGAGCTGGACAGGCCGAGAGGGCCCTCGACCTGTTCGAGGCAATGCCCGTGAAGAATCAGGTGGCCTGGAACGCGGCCCTGGCCGCGCTCGTCGACGCAGGCCGCACCAACTGGGCGCTCTCCTTCTTCCGGGAGATGCCCAGGAGGAACGCCACCTCGTACACCACCATGATCGGGGGCCTCTCCCGCGCCGGTGGAGCTGCCGCTGCCGGGGCTCGGGTTCTCTTCGAGGAGCTCCCGCTTGATCAGCAAAACGTCTTCACCTGGACGGCCATGATGTCGTGCCACGAACGGAACGGCGAGCCTGGTAAGGCGGTGGAGCTCTTCGTGGCTCTCTACGGCGAGTTCTTTGCGCGCGGGATGCTGCCCAACGCGCACACATTCAGCTCACTGCTCAAGGCCTGTGTGGGTGTCCGGTCGCTGGCCATGGCGCTGCAGCTCCATGCTGTCATCGTCAAGCTGATGGGCGAGGGGAGTAGACATTGTTTCGTGTGGAATGCCTTGATTGATGCGCACGCGAAGCTGGGCGCAATGTCGGATGCCGAGAAGGTGTTCTATGGGATGCAATACAGGGACATCTGCTCTTGGAACATCATGATGGATGGATATTCCCGGCATAAGCTCGTCGACAAGGCTCTTGATCTCTTCAGGATGACAAGGAAAAAGGATGCCTTCACATGGAACATCATAATATCCTGCTTGGGGGAGAACCGCCTTGGAGAAGGTGCGCTCCTCCTCTTCATCGATCTGGTCAGATTGGATGGCCACTGCGGTGGCAATGCCAAGCTGAACGCGTCAACATACACGACAGTTCTGCACGTTTGCTCAGTGCTGGTGCTGCTTGCGTTTGG
Protein-coding sequences here:
- the LOC112892513 gene encoding pentatricopeptide repeat-containing protein At3g29230-like: MASRTLVKAVQDLPQRSRLALRTIEVTEAGRAGQAERALDLFEAMPVKNQVAWNAALAALVDAGRTNWALSFFREMPRRNATSYTTMIGGLSRAGGAAAAGARVLFEELPLDQQNVFTWTAMMSCHERNGEPGKAVELFVALYGEFFARGMLPNAHTFSSLLKACVGVRSLAMALQLHAVIVKLMGEGSRHCFVWNALIDAHAKLGAMSDAEKVFYGMQYRDICSWNIMMDGYSRHKLVDKALDLFRMTRKKDAFTWNIIISCLGENRLGEGALLLFIDLVRLDGHCGGNAKLNASTYTTVLHVCSVLVLLAFGRQVHARTIKDGIGQSNVSVSNSLLSMYRSCGAMLDLEQVFEEMTVRDIISYNSVIQGLGQNGLGRQALAIAERALELKMYNSNTFIAILTSCSHSGLVTEGLGYFDGMAEKHGVEPTLDHYISVIDLLGRAGRLQEAYDLLRKMPFAPNAVAWRTLLHSCLAHKNSIMGSTAVQELRALQPGGGRGNYERLVQGCGGSSMAGETLIANEKSADHTPGCTWLT
- the LOC112895839 gene encoding uncharacterized protein LOC112895839, coding for MARKRKTDAAPRLDEADRTLYSTFCGAANSLSQLYTQAMAQQKLSFQAGERHAYEKLYQWILRKHEEESRLTVADIISHIQHEMDYGGTDAHVSPRVHQHPQIANPFTNSVVTSGTGLYGQTAAGLAPRPSLSDQSKNMIFSNALSSPVRRSLQNHLAQGAGNGGRNTEPNSAGANRETNSASSNDTSMDMVSDSAGNELYQ